From one Rosa rugosa chromosome 4, drRosRugo1.1, whole genome shotgun sequence genomic stretch:
- the LOC133745429 gene encoding histone deacetylase 9 isoform X1, whose protein sequence is MRSKDRISYFYDGDVGSVYFGPNHPMKPHRLCMTHHLVLSYDLHKKMEIYRPHKAYPVELAQFHSADYVEFLHRITPDKQHLFSIELARYNLGEDCPVFDNLFEFCQIYAGGTIDAARRLNNKLCDIAINWAGGLHHAKKCGASGFCYINDLVLGILELLKHHARVLYIDIDVHHGDGVEEAFYFTDRVMTVSFHKFGDLFFPGTGDVKEIGEREGKFYAINVPLKNGIDDTSFTRLFKTIISKVIETYQPGAIVLQCGADSLAGDRLGCFNLSIDGHAECVRFVKKFNIPLLVTGGGGYTKENVARCWTVETGVLLDSDLPNEIPENEYIKYFSPEFSLRIPNGHIENLNSKSYLSTIKMQVLENLRCIQHAPSVQLQEVPPDFYIPDFDEDEQNPDERVHQHTQDKHIQRDDEYYDGDNDNDHNVEDAQN, encoded by the exons ATGCGCTCAAAGGACAGAATCTCCTACTTCTATGACG GGGATGTGGGCAGCGTCTACTTCGGGCCCAACCATCCTATGAAACCACACCGGCTATGTATGACCCATCACCTTGTGCTCTCATATGATCTCCACAAGAAGATGGAAATTTAT CGGCCCCACAAGGCATATCCGGTGGAGCTTGCGCAATTCCATTCTGCTGACTATGTTGAGTTTCTCCACCGGATTACACCTGACAAGCAGCATTTGTTCTCCATTGAATTGGCAAGAT ATAATCTTGGAGAAGATTGCCCTGTATTCGATAACTTGTTTGAATTCTGTCAAATTTATGCTGGTGGAACAATAG ATGCTGCACGTAGGTTGAACAATAAGCTCTGTGACATTGCTATAAACTGGGCTGGTGGACTACACCATGCAAAAAAGTGTGGGGCATCTGGATTTTGTTACATCAATGACTTGGTCTTGGGTATCTTGGAGCTTCTAAAACATCATGCCCGAGTATTATACATTGACATAGATGTGCATCATGGTGATGGAGTAGAGGAAGCTTTTTATTTTACTGATAG GGTAATGACTGTTAGTTTTCACAAGTTTGGGGATCTGTTTTTTCCAGGAACAGGTGATGTTAAG GAAATAGGAGAAAGGGAAGGCAAGTTTTATGCCATCAATGTTCCACTAAAGAATGGAATAGATGATACTAGCTTCACCAGACTTTTCAAGACT ATTATTTCCAAGGTTATTGAAACTTATCAACCAGGTGCAATAGTTCTCCAATGTGGGGCAGATTCGCTTGCTGGAGACCGCTTGGGCTGCTTCAATCTCTCCATTGATG GTCATGCTGAATGTGTTAGGTTCGTGAAGAAGTTCAATATACCCTTACTG GTCACAGGAGGTGGTGGATACACAAAAGAGAATGTTGCTCGGTGTTGGACTGTTGAAACTGGAGTTCTTCTGGATTCAGATCTTCCCAATG AGATCCCAGAAAATGAGTATATTAAGTATTTTTCACCAGAGTTCTCGTTGAGGATTCCAAATGGCCATATA GAAAACCTAAATAGTAAATCATATCTCAGCACAATTAAAATGCAAGTCTTGGAAAATCTTCGTTGCATCCAACATGCTCCTAGTGTACAATTGCAAGAG GTTCCACCTGATTTTTATATTCCagattttgatgaagatgaGCAGAACCCTGATGAACGTGTGCATC AGCATACCCAAGACAAGCACATTCAGCGTGATGACGAATATTATGACGGTGACAATGATAACGATCACAACGTGGAAGATGCACAGAATTAA
- the LOC133745429 gene encoding histone deacetylase 9 isoform X2, whose protein sequence is MTVSFHKFGDLFFPGTGDVKEIGEREGKFYAINVPLKNGIDDTSFTRLFKTIISKVIETYQPGAIVLQCGADSLAGDRLGCFNLSIDGHAECVRFVKKFNIPLLVTGGGGYTKENVARCWTVETGVLLDSDLPNEIPENEYIKYFSPEFSLRIPNGHIENLNSKSYLSTIKMQVLENLRCIQHAPSVQLQEVPPDFYIPDFDEDEQNPDERVHQHTQDKHIQRDDEYYDGDNDNDHNVEDAQN, encoded by the exons ATGACTGTTAGTTTTCACAAGTTTGGGGATCTGTTTTTTCCAGGAACAGGTGATGTTAAG GAAATAGGAGAAAGGGAAGGCAAGTTTTATGCCATCAATGTTCCACTAAAGAATGGAATAGATGATACTAGCTTCACCAGACTTTTCAAGACT ATTATTTCCAAGGTTATTGAAACTTATCAACCAGGTGCAATAGTTCTCCAATGTGGGGCAGATTCGCTTGCTGGAGACCGCTTGGGCTGCTTCAATCTCTCCATTGATG GTCATGCTGAATGTGTTAGGTTCGTGAAGAAGTTCAATATACCCTTACTG GTCACAGGAGGTGGTGGATACACAAAAGAGAATGTTGCTCGGTGTTGGACTGTTGAAACTGGAGTTCTTCTGGATTCAGATCTTCCCAATG AGATCCCAGAAAATGAGTATATTAAGTATTTTTCACCAGAGTTCTCGTTGAGGATTCCAAATGGCCATATA GAAAACCTAAATAGTAAATCATATCTCAGCACAATTAAAATGCAAGTCTTGGAAAATCTTCGTTGCATCCAACATGCTCCTAGTGTACAATTGCAAGAG GTTCCACCTGATTTTTATATTCCagattttgatgaagatgaGCAGAACCCTGATGAACGTGTGCATC AGCATACCCAAGACAAGCACATTCAGCGTGATGACGAATATTATGACGGTGACAATGATAACGATCACAACGTGGAAGATGCACAGAATTAA
- the LOC133745429 gene encoding histone deacetylase 17 isoform X3: MSYCHAECVRFVKKFNIPLLVTGGGGYTKENVARCWTVETGVLLDSDLPNEIPENEYIKYFSPEFSLRIPNGHIENLNSKSYLSTIKMQVLENLRCIQHAPSVQLQEVPPDFYIPDFDEDEQNPDERVHQHTQDKHIQRDDEYYDGDNDNDHNVEDAQN, translated from the exons ATGTCTTATT GTCATGCTGAATGTGTTAGGTTCGTGAAGAAGTTCAATATACCCTTACTG GTCACAGGAGGTGGTGGATACACAAAAGAGAATGTTGCTCGGTGTTGGACTGTTGAAACTGGAGTTCTTCTGGATTCAGATCTTCCCAATG AGATCCCAGAAAATGAGTATATTAAGTATTTTTCACCAGAGTTCTCGTTGAGGATTCCAAATGGCCATATA GAAAACCTAAATAGTAAATCATATCTCAGCACAATTAAAATGCAAGTCTTGGAAAATCTTCGTTGCATCCAACATGCTCCTAGTGTACAATTGCAAGAG GTTCCACCTGATTTTTATATTCCagattttgatgaagatgaGCAGAACCCTGATGAACGTGTGCATC AGCATACCCAAGACAAGCACATTCAGCGTGATGACGAATATTATGACGGTGACAATGATAACGATCACAACGTGGAAGATGCACAGAATTAA
- the LOC133741803 gene encoding phosphoribosylformylglycinamidine cyclo-ligase, chloroplastic/mitochondrial-like, whose protein sequence is MSTALKANAELALGFASSSRPSYSKPNSSHAQLSTLPSGTLPNNFSGLSMASSSGISQSKCLCSLSKNDSGESSGQNGGFTYKDVGVDIDAGSELVRRIAKMAPGIGGFGGFFPLGDHFLVAGTDGVGTKLKLAFDTGIYETIGIDLVSMSVNDIVTSGAKPLFFIDYYGTSRLDVDLAEKVIKGIVDGCQQSDCPLLGGETTEMSGFYAEGEFDLCGTAFGIVHKESVIDGKNIVAGDVLIGLPSSGVHSNGFSLVRRVLAHSGLSLKDQLPGKSVTLGEALMAPTVIYVKQVLDIISKGGVKGVAHITGGGFTDNIPRVFPKGLGAIIYNDSWEVPAIFKWIQEAGRVEDAEMRRTFNMGIGMVLVVSKGASHRILEDGNGAYCIGEVVTGEGVSYRRNV, encoded by the exons ATGTCCACCGCCCTAAAAGCAAACGCAGAGCTTGCTCTTGGCTTTGCCTCTTCTTCTAGACCCTCTTATTCGAAACCCAACTCCAGCCATGCCCAGCTATCCACATTGCCATCGGGGACTCTTCCGAACAACTTCTCCGGCCTCTCTATGGCTTCATCAAGTGGAATTTCTCAGAGCAAGTGCTTATGCTCACTTTCGAAGAATGACTCCGGTGAAAGCTCTGGTCAAAATGGTGGTTTTACGTATAAGGATGTTGGTGTTGATATAGATGCCGGGTCGGAACTTGTTCGACGAATTGCCAAGATGGCTCCTGGGATTGGAGGCTTTGGAGGCTTTTTCCCTCTtg GTGATCATTTTCTTGTTGCTGGTACTGATGGTGTGGGAACTAAACTTAAGCTTGCATTTGATACCGGAATTTATGAGACCATTGGTATTGATTTG GTTTCTATGAGTGTCAATGATATTGTCACTTCTGGAGCCAAGCCATTATTTTTCATTGATTACTATGGTACAAGCCGCCTTGATGTTGATCTTGCTGAAAAG GTTATCAAGGGAATTGTCGATGGTTGCCAACAATCAGACTGTCCTCTTTTAGGTGGAGAG ACTACCGAGATGTCGGGTTTCTATGCAGAGGGTGAGTTTGACCTCTGTGGTACTGCGTTTGGAATTGTGCACAAGGAATCAGTGATTGATGGTAAAAACATTGTGGCTGGAGATGTCCTCATTGGCCTACCATCCAGTGGGGTACATTCCAATGGTTTTTCTCTTGTAAGAAG GGTTCTAGCTCATAGTGGGTTGTCTCTGAAGGACCAACTACCGGGTAAATCTGTTACCTTAGGTGAAGCTTTGATGGCCCCCACAGTGATATATGTTAAGCAG GTGCTTGACATAATTAGCAAGGGAGGTGTGAAGGGGGTAGCCCACATCACAGGAGGTGGTTTCACCGACAATATACCTAGGGTATTTCCAAAAGGCCTAGGAGCTATCATCTATAATGATTCATGGGAAGTCCCAGCTATTTTCAAATGGATCCAAGAG GCTGGAAGAGTAGAAGATGCTGAAATGAGACGAACTTTCAATATGGGTATTGGGATGGTTCTTGTTGTGAGTAAGGGGGCATCCCACAGAATACTTGAAGATGGAAATGGAGCTTACTGCATTGGTGAGGTTGTAACTGGTGAAGGAGTGAGTTATAGACGAAATGTATAA